The sequence CAGGCTGATTATTTTTTATGATATGCGCAGTCCCCTTTCTGCCGGGAGCAAAAGGTTTGGTTGTACCTTGAGGAAAAGTAATTACCCAACTCTTGTTTAAGGCCTGATCAATTTTCTGTGTATCAGACTCATCTCTTGTTCTGCTTACATCTTTACCCTCTGCCCTCCAGGTTCTTTTAACTGTTAAAGCTCCGGCTAGTTTAAACAAGCGACTAATCAAACTTCCATTCATTGTTTCTTCAGCTGCAACAAAATAGACATTGGTGAAAGGATTCAAGAGGTAATAAGGTAATCCCAGTTTATTTTCTTTACGCCATTTTACTGCACAGAAAATATGTATGAATGTGATAACATCCGCAAAATAGGTCTGATGATTGCTTACAAAGAGTACATTATTCCTAGGCAATTTTTTCAGATGCTCAGTACCCTCAATTTTTATACTATTAATTAAAGTAAGACCCGGATAGGTTGCCATGCCTACAAAACCATAGACAAAAGATCTTACTAAACGAATATTTTTTAGTCTTTCCACTAAATTCATGTCGATAATAATTGGCCAGCAGTGCAAAATAAGGAATAGATTATACATTTGCACGAGAAAAAATAACAGATGGCATTAACAACAGTAATTTTTGACATCGACGGCTTATTAATTGACAGTGAGCCACTTTGGCATGAAGCAGCAACAGATACATTCAAATCGTATGGAGTTCAATTAACCAATGCCATGTATGCAACTACTACCGGGCTCAGAACAAAAGAGTTTGTAGACTGGTGGTTCCATTATTTTAAAATAGATATGCAGCATGCAGCCAATGCAGAAAGAGAAATAGTAAAAACTGTGTTGAGAAAAATTGAAGAAAAAGCCAGTATTATGCCTGGCGTTCCGCATATTTTTGATTTCTTTTCCAGCAAACAATTTAAAATAGGACTGGCAACTTCTTCCCCACCAGAATTAATTGATTTGGTAGTAAAGATGACAGGGATAGGACCTTTTTTAAGTGCAACAGCATCAGCTGAATTTCTTCCTTATGGCAAACCTCACCCACAGGTTTACCTGAATTGTGCAGAATCTATGAACAGCAAGCCAACTGAATGCATTTGCTTTGAAGATTCTTTCAACGGTATGATTGCTGCCAAATCTGCGAGAATGAAATGCGTTGTCATTCCTCACCATTCTCAAACAAAAGATGAGAAGTGGGGGGCGGCAGATTTAAAGCTTTCTTCTCTTCAGAATTTTGGCGAGTTGCACTTTGACCGACTTTTTAATAGTTAGATTTTAAATTTAATCCCCAAAAAGATTTGGTTGTATACATAGCAATTTGCGTACAACCTTTTTTATGCCAGAAACAAAAAAGCCCCAGGTAAAACCCGGGGCTTTTTTTATGTAAAGCGTTAATTAGTTTTTGCTTTTCAAGTTTGGATGTGGAGCAGGAACGCTGTTTGGACCTTCTTCAGTAGTACCCTGTAGGTCTACAGAACCGGCTTTACCTTCCTGAGCATAGACGAATAGTAATCTGCTTTCAGCAATACCTTGCTTTTCAACCAGGTACTTAATAACAGCATTTACTCTTTCCCAGCTTTGTTGCTGAGCAGCTTTGCTGGTAGCACCGTAACCAATAACTTTTACGTTACAAGTTGGGTTAGCTTTCAATTGAGCTGCAGCTGCACCTAATACAACCATAGCGTCTTTGCTTAGCTTAGTTGTAGTTCCTTT is a genomic window of Sediminibacterium sp. TEGAF015 containing:
- the hxpB gene encoding hexitol phosphatase HxpB, translated to MALTTVIFDIDGLLIDSEPLWHEAATDTFKSYGVQLTNAMYATTTGLRTKEFVDWWFHYFKIDMQHAANAEREIVKTVLRKIEEKASIMPGVPHIFDFFSSKQFKIGLATSSPPELIDLVVKMTGIGPFLSATASAEFLPYGKPHPQVYLNCAESMNSKPTECICFEDSFNGMIAAKSARMKCVVIPHHSQTKDEKWGAADLKLSSLQNFGELHFDRLFNS
- a CDS encoding lysophospholipid acyltransferase family protein, translated to MNLVERLKNIRLVRSFVYGFVGMATYPGLTLINSIKIEGTEHLKKLPRNNVLFVSNHQTYFADVITFIHIFCAVKWRKENKLGLPYYLLNPFTNVYFVAAEETMNGSLISRLFKLAGALTVKRTWRAEGKDVSRTRDESDTQKIDQALNKSWVITFPQGTTKPFAPGRKGTAHIIKNNQPVVVPVVINGFWRAFTKKGLSFKKKGSLLSVRFKEPMIIDYTQSVDEILDQVMDAIEQSKNYMLKGKHHLMSKLDK